A window from Nycticebus coucang isolate mNycCou1 chromosome X, mNycCou1.pri, whole genome shotgun sequence encodes these proteins:
- the LOC128578416 gene encoding thymosin beta-11-like, translating into MSDKSNKAEIEKSDKSKLKTEMQKKSPLPFKEMMELEKRAGDS; encoded by the coding sequence ATGTCTGACAAATCCAATAAGGCTGAGATTGAGAAATCTGATAAATCAAAATTGAAgacagaaatgcaaaagaaaagtccATTGCCTTTCAAAGAAATGATGGAACTGGAGAAGCGAGCAGGCGATTCATAA